One genomic region from Drosophila busckii strain San Diego stock center, stock number 13000-0081.31 chromosome 3R, ASM1175060v1, whole genome shotgun sequence encodes:
- the LOC108604353 gene encoding zinc finger protein 1: protein MLSCLAPSSSRFGQEDNIQQSMPSSTAFSMQFPALASSLHHHAAAHSKSSNDAAAEQHQQHQQQQHALATAADEFLVKCTQCHKRFNEFQSLSEHIASEHPHDKLNFEQRLARAVHVESEAEDEDERSNLSSSSRRYAKSPSSSSNNNNNNSSNIDNNNSDAIKNQNGNSNSQHSPLCSPMAQASSDFLAQLPHARAPQLPPHLHAQLMAAAALAMQQPTQAQSLATQPGSNSSIGSNSAYELDLSAPRSTSSPGSNAGELSAGGFPCMQCTAAFPSREQLEQHQLLHSPNGQQTTHNVTQTCKICHKAFANVYRLQRHMISHDESALLRKFKCNQCDKAFKFKHHLKEHVRIHSGEKPFGCDNCGKRFSHSGSFSSHMTSKKCISMGLKLNSSRQMLKTLDKNASAARSPTQQQQQQQQQRVCKLPEQVAPQPPPPQHAMNYFAGDANAAAAAAAANAATPFYPNYTAMNAALLAFPFMDPRMHSYSFQRLLELTVGQQQQQHQQQQQHELQLPHKQELERAETPKLVMDLEPSQPKAPATPEAQATTELEASIKQEHSREPTPAPESPKCIKQEAEQQQQQDEHEAEPELEPTPAADQEAFESELRCSRCAKTFNHQTELVQHEKVLCGLIKEELEQQYQQQQQQQQHSSFASELDDDEEELEEPRQDYNTGSDSGERKVRVRTAINEEQQQQLKQHYAHNPRPSRDEFRLIAARLQLDARVVQVWFQNNRSRERKMQSFAGSADSATPRNAGDDQPLDLSVKRDASPVYGLAPQQAAAAPVVELPHEMAINLSRKLCSSASMSPASLSPCSASAASNVTLQQNAAAAAAAALYFAPNSPPSLHDAAPRPQLFPHLGNYMMPNLPMEALMPLPNPLMNSIKLPDFRGNSLSPAGSEKRSWRDDDLRISHEDDYMLAAAAAAGGLLPPKPKRVKAETHGHAGDPDLPFVCDQCDKAFAKQSSLARHKYEHSGQRPYQCMDCPKAFKHKHHLTEHKRLHSGEKPFQCSKCLKRFSHSGSYSQHMNHRYSYCKPYRE from the exons ATGTTGTCCTGTTTGGCGCCATCGTCTTCACGTTTTGGCCAAGAGGATAACATACAGCAGAGCATGCCATCGTCCACAGCCTTCTCCATGCAGT TTCCCGCTTTGGCCTCCAGTTTGCATCATCATGCCGCAGCAcacagcaagagcagcaatgATGCTGCCGCcgagcagcatcagcagcaccagcagcagcaacatgcgctgGCCACAGCCGCCGACGAGTTTCTGGTCAAGTGCACACAATGCCACAAGCGCTTCAATGAGTTTCAG TCGCTTAGTGAACATATTGCCAGCGAGCATCCGCATGATAAGCTGAACTTTGAGCAGCGCTTGGCGCGCGCAGTTCACGTTGAGAGCGAGGCGGAGGACGAGGACGAGCGCAGcaatttgagcagcagcagtcgccgcTACGCCAAatcgcccagcagcagcagcaacaacaacaacaacaacagcagcaacattgacaataacaacagcgaTGCGATCAAGAATCaaaacggcaacagcaacagtcaacACTCGCCGCTCTGCTCGCCCATGGCGCAAGCATCGAGCGACTTCCTGGCGCAGCTGCCACACGCGCGTGCTCCACAGCTGCCGCCGCATTTGCATGCGCAGCTgatggccgccgccgccttggCCATGCAACAGCCCACGCAAGCGCAGtcgcttgccacacagcccggcagcaacagcagcattggcAGCAACTCTGCCTACGAACTGGACCTGAGCGCTCCACGCTCCACCTCCAGCCCCGGCTCCAATGCGGGCGAGCTCAGCGCCGGCGGCTTCCCCTGCATGCAATGCACCGCCGCCTTCCCCAGCCGCGAGCAGCTcgagcagcatcagctgctgcactcGCCCAACGGCCAGCAGACCACACACAATGTGACGCAG acaTGTAAAATTTGCCACAAGGCCTTTGCCAATGTTTATCGCCTGCAGCGTCACATGATCAGCCATGATGAGTCCGCACTGCTGcgcaaattcaaatgcaatcaATGCGACAAGGCGTTCAAGTTCAAGCATCACCTGAAGGAGCACGTGCGCATCCATTCCGGCGAGAAGCCCTTCGGCTGCGACAACTGCGGCAAGCGCTTCTCGCACTCCGGCAGCTTCAGCTCCCACATGACTTCGAAGAAGTGCATCAGCATGGGCCTGAAGCTCAACAGCAGTCGCCAAATGCTCAAGACGCTGGACAAGAATGCGAGTGCCGCACGCTCgcccacgcagcagcaacagcagcagcagcagcaacgtgtCTGCAAGCTGCCCGAGCAGGTGGCGccacagccgccgccgccgcagcatgCAATGAATTATTTCGCTGGCGATGCAAatgcagcggcggcagcagcagcggctaaTGCAGCCACGCCCTTTTATCCCAACTATACGGCCATgaatgcagcgctgctggcctTTCCCTTTATGGATCCACGCATGCATTCCTACAGCTTCCAGCGACTGCTGGAGCTGACAGtgggacagcagcagcagcagcaccaacagcagcaacagcatgagctgcagctgccgcacaAGCAGGAGCTGGAGCGCGCAGAAACACCAAAGCTGGTTATGGACTTGGAGCCGTCGCAGCCAAAGGCGCCAGCCACGCCTGAAGCGCAAGCCACAACTGAACTTGAAGCCAGCATTAAGCAAGAGCACAGTCGCGAGCCTACACCTGCGCCCGAGTCACCCAAGTGCATCAAGCAAgaggcagagcagcagcagcagcaggacgaACACGAAGCCGAGCCAGAGCTGGAGCCAACGCCTGCTGCTGACCAAGAAGCCTTTGAGTCGGAGCTGcgctgcagtcgctgcgcCAAGACATTCAATCATCAAACCGAGCTGGTGCAGCACGAGAAAGTGCTCTGTGGTCTGATCAAagaggagctggagcagcagtaccagcaacagcagcaacaacaacaacactccAGCTTTGCCAGCGAGCtagatgatgatgaggaggagCTGGAGGAGCCGCGTCAGGATTACAACACGGGCAGCGACAGTGGCGAGCGCAAAGTGCGCGTGCGCACCGCCATTaacgaggagcagcagcagcagctgaagcagcacTATGCACACAATCCGCGTCCCAGTCGCGATGAGTTTCGTTTGATTGCCGCGCGCCTGCAGCTGGACGCGCGTGTGGTGCAGGTTTGGTTCCAAAACAATCGCTCGCGTGAGCGtaaaatgcaaagctttgCAGGCAGTGCCGACTCAGCGACGCCACGCAATGCTGGCGATGATCAGCCGCTGGATTTGTCAGTCAAGCGCGATGCTTCGCCCGTTTATGGGCTGGCGCCAcagcaggcggcagcagcgcccgTTGTGGAGCTGCCACATGAAATGGCCATCAACTTGAGTCGCAAGCTCTGCAGCTCGGCGTCCATGTCGCCAGCATCGCTCTCACCCTGCTCGGCCAGCGCGGCCAGCAATGTCACCTTGCAGCAaaatgcggcagcagcagctgccgctgcgctcTACTTTGCGCCCAACTCGCCGCCCAGTTTGCATGATGctgcgccacgcccacagctgTTTCCACACCTGGGCAACTACATGATGCCCAATCTGCCCATGGAGGCGCTCATGCCGCTGCCCAATCCGCTCATGAACAGTATTAAGCTGCCCGACTTTCGTGGCAACAGTCTGAGTCCCGCCGGCTCGGAGAAGCGCTCCTGGCGCGACGATGACCTGCGCATCTCGCATGAGGATGATTACATgctagctgctgccgccgccgcggGTGGATTGCTGCCGCCCAAGCCGAAGCGCGTCAAGGCCGAAACGCATGGACATGCTGGCGATCCCGATCTGCCCTTCGTATGCGATCAATGCGACAAGGCGTTCGCCAAGCAGAGCTCGCTGGCGCGTCACAAATACGAGCATTCCG GTCAACGTCCGTATCAGTGCATGGACTGCCCCAAGGCCTTCAAGCACAAGCATCACCTGACGGAGCACAAGCGTCTGCATTCGGGCGAGAAGCCATTTCAGTGCTCCAAGTGCCTGAAGCGCTTCTCCCACTCGGGCAGCTACAGTCAGCACATGAACCACCGTTACTCGTACTGCAAGCCCTACAGGGAATAG